The Plasmodium malariae genome assembly, contig: PmUG01_00_36, whole genome shotgun sequence region GTTTACTCCTATTTGTTTAAACGCGGTATCTATATATTCCCAAAAAGTTTTCATAAATCCTaaattttttccaaattCCTTTGATGCTTCTAATCCTTTTAATATAGGTAATCCTATTcctaacaaaaaaaaaagaataaatataacaactCCAAAACTGTAATtcctaaattttattttttttaaagctataTCTGCAACTCTACTGTTTTTTTCAACAAAAGTATCATAATCTTTTTTCctaatccattttttttcaaaatggaaatgttttccatcaaacatgctattattataatccaCAACTTCTGTATAGTATCTGGcattatttaatgatattCTATTggattttttgttatttcctttttcccGCTTTGCACTAATTggtttatctttttttaaacttaaaacatttaaattcAATTCTTGCTTAGGTTTTGCTAATAATCTAgaatttcttatatatatttttctaccATTGTTGTAATACTCATCAAAATATCTGTTAAGAGAAAgctaaaaaattaagtaaataattatcatttaaaataataaataacgTGCCTCGCCAAGAAAgagtatttataaaaaaacaagaatagaaatattaataataaaaaatattcttaaataatattataatacctTATAATTGTTAAAATGACATATCCACGTTAATAGGATAAAAGCAGcaattttaacatataaaattaatttaatattttgttccattgtatagattttttatattgtaatataCATAGTAAGCAGAAAATTAATACTAATGTGATATACATTTAACGATAAAGGTACAATAtctatttttctaattttttgtattatttttttgtaaaaatgtaattaaatgtatatgatTGTAATGTATTTACAACAGAAATCAGgaaaaataactttaaatatatattatagaatatttatcttaattatatttttaaaaaactaatttgcgttaaaataaaataatttgaattcattcataaatatatatcatatatatattaattgtttaatatagtagatatataaaatttttatgtttattaacgcttatcataaaaaaaaaagatatattttttagttcatgatattcctttatattaagtttatatagtatatagAATATTTAGAATAGAGATAACGTATCCTTccatattttaagaaattatttgaaaaattaataataatttcctataaatatttctaattaaataaatattatataaatgtaatatgcctattatttataaaagaaaatatatattttaataatataataataattataaaaaattagaagatctaatttttttaacaattatTTGTGTTATATTAATCATGCtagttctatttttttataattcataatatacttaaataatcatatctataatatacttcataatatatgaaacgattttaattttaaaattaaatattacctcaatttttatatcagTATCATAACAATTTTAAACTATAGTTGTTATCTAATTTTAATTCTGGTCAATATTTCtacatgaaatatattttctgaTTAATAGtcttaacatatatatatgtcaaaGAAATgctaatataataaaaaaaaattaaaaagatattaaaattattattagtaactatatcagtttttttttcatatttgcaaatattattttcacttGCCCTAGATCACACTATATTTTAgcaagaaaataaaaatacataatttcgATCATTATTTATgacaataatatttaaatgcaCATATCGTGATATGAATAAATCAAATATTAATCTGAACTGTAGCGTTAAATTATATCTTATAAGCATAGAAATTATGCAAAAACTAGAACTTAATCACTTTAAAAgcttataaattatttggaacacaatatatataatcagtacttatataattaattcttttgtACAGAATAAATCTTAAtactttaattaaaatatatcagaACTTAGagcattaatataaatataataatacatttacgAATTGAATTACACGTATAACAagaattttcttttacatATGATCGTTCTGTAAAAAAGATGATTGCAGTATCCTATTAATTAGTAATCATTAATATAAgcatcttatatttttacaaatatttaatattatgacACTTTT contains the following coding sequences:
- the PmUG01_00061200 gene encoding fam-m protein, whose amino-acid sequence is MEQNIKLILYVKIAAFILLTWICHFNNYKLSLNRYFDEYYNNGRKIYIRNSRLLAKPKQELNLNVLSLKKDKPISAKREKGNNKKSNRISLNNARYYTEVVDYNNSMFDGKHFHFEKKWIRKKDYDTFVEKNSRVADIALKKIKFRNYSFGVVIFILFFLLGIGLPILKGLEASKEFGKNLGFMKTFWEYIDTAFKQIGVNQDSYGIFFSIVIIVLGVILIIAIPKILRNNEKYKKIKLMYK